GGCGGAGCGCGCGGTCGCGGAGGAGCTTCGGCGCCGCTTCGAGACGATCCCCGATCTCGAGACAAAGGAGGGAAGGCCGACTTATTTCAGTCTTAAGACGCCGGTGGAGGTTCTCCTCTTCGGTGAGGACTTGACCGCGCTCCGCTCGTACTCCATCGAGCTCGAAGGAAAGCTCGCGCGGATTCCGGGACTCGTCGATCTTCGCTCCTCGCTCGAGGAGGGGAGCCCCGAGCTGCAGGTGCGCTTCGACCGCGCGCGGCTCGCTTCCCTCGGTCTCGACATGCGCGTCTTGTCGGAGACGCTGCGCGACCGCGTGTTGGGGGCGGTGCCGACCCGCTTCAAGGAAGAAGACCGCCAGATCGACATCCGCGTTCGAAACCGCGAGGCCGATCGGGCGACCGCCGAGGCGGTTCGGAACCTGGTGGTCCCGGGAGCCGACGGAACGCCGATCCGCCTCGTGACGCTCGCGGACATTCGCCTCGATCGCGGGCCCGCGGAGATCCATCGCATCCAGCAGCAGCGAGCCGCGATCCTGAGCGCGAACCTCGAAGGCAGAAGCCTCGGCTCGGCGGTGAAGGAGATCGAGGGGGCCGTCCGCGAGATGCCGCCCCCCTCCGGCATCGCGGTCGATCTCGCGGGGCAGAACGAGGAGATGCGCGTCTCCTTCGCAAGCCTCCGCTTCGCGATCCTTCTCGCGGTCTTTCTTGTCTATCTCGTCATGGCGGCGACCTTCGAGTCGCTTCTTCATCCTTTTCTCGTTCTCTTCACGATTCCTCTCGCGCTCGTCGGCGTCGTCGCGGGGCTTCTTCTCACCGGCACCGAGATCAGCGTGATCGTCCTCATCGGGGCGGTGATGCTCGCGGGGATCGTCGTGAACAACGCGATCGTTCTCGTCGACAAGATCAACCAACTTCGCCGCGCGGGCGTCCCGAAGGAGGAGGCGGTGATTCGCGCGGCGAGAATCCGGCTCCGCCCGATCCTGATGACCACCCTCACCACGGTCCTCGGGCTCCTTCCGATGGCGCTCGCCGTCGGAGAAGGGGCGGAGCTTCGCTCTCCTCTCGCGATCACCGTCTCTTTCGGTCTCATCTTCAGCACGGCGCTCACGCTTCTCGTGATCCCCGCGCTATACAAGACCGTTCCCTCTCGGGTTTCGGCCGACGAGACGGCCCGTGCGCCCGTCACCGCGCGTGAAGAAGGAGCTCAGCCGTGACGCTTCCCGAACTCGCGATCCGGCGGCCGGTCACGACGAGCATGATTCTCGTGAGCATCCTCGCGCTCGGGCTTGTCGCGCTCTTTCGCATTCCGCTCGGCTTTCTCCCCGAGACGGAGCAGCCGGAGGTCTTTGTCTTCGTCCCCTATCCGAACTCGACGCCCGAGCAGATCGAGCGCCTCATCGTGCGCCCGCTCGAGGAGACGCTCGGATCCGTCAAGGGGCTCCGGAACATGTGGGCGATGTGCGACAGCGAGGGAGGGCGGGTTCGCCTCGAGTTCGATTGGGGCCACGAAATGGATCTTGCGCGCGTCGAGGTGCGGGAGAAGGTCGATCGAGTGCGGCGCGAGCTTCCCGACGACGTCGAGGAGATCTTCGTGAGCGGCGATTGGGACTCGCGGGATTCCGACATGCCGATCCTCGAGGGAAGGCTCTCCTCGAAGCGGGATCTCAGCGAGAGCTACGATCTTCTCGACCGGAAGATCGTGCGGCCGATCGAGCGGATTCCCGGCGTCGCGCAGGTCCGCCTCGACGGGGTGAACCCGAAGGAAGTCCGCATCAACCTTCGCGCGGCCGACCTCGAGGCGCACCGCATGGACATTCGCGAGATCACCCGCATCCTTCGCGCCGGGAATTTCGACCAGAGCCTCGGGACGATCAAGGAGCCGGAGAGGCGCTTCACCCTCCGCGCCGTCGGTTCGTTCGCCTCGCTCGATGAGATCCGCGGTCTCGTCCTTCGAGCGGATGGTCTTCGGCTCGCCGATGTCGCCGAGGTGGTTTACGAGGAGCCGCCGCTCGAATACGGCCGGCACTTGGACGGCGACTTCGCCGTCGGGGTCACCGTCACGAAGGAAGCGGGCGCCGACGCAGTCACGATCTGCGATGCGGTGAGGGCGCGCGTCGAACGCATGAAGGACGACCCGGAGCTCGAGGGGGTGAACTTTCTCATTTGGTTCGACCAGGGCGCGGAGATTCGCCGCACGCTCCGCGATCTCGCGTCCTCGGGCGTCTTCGGATCGATCCTCGCCGCGGTCGTGCTCTTCGCGTTTCTCCGCCGCGCGAGCATGACGGCCGTTTCCGTCTTCTGCATCCCGTTCTCGCTCGTCGTCGCGTGCGGCGTGATCTGGGCCCAGGGGAAGAGTCTCAACACGCTCTCGCTTCTCGGCCTCATTGTCGGCGTCGGCATGCTCGTCGACAACGCGGTCGTCGTGATGGAGAACATCGCGCGCCACCAGCGGCTCGGCAAGGAAAGAATGGTATCGGCCCTCGTGGGCTCGCGCGAGGTCGCGAGCGCCGTCTCCGCGGCGACTTTGACCTCGGTGATCGTCTTTCTTCCTTTGGTTTTCAACAAACCAAACGAGATGAACCTGTACCTCAAGGAGCTCGGGATCACCGTCTGCCTCACGCTGCTCGCTTCTCTCTTCATCAGCCAAACCCTGATTCCTCTCGCCACCTCGCGGTTCATCGCCCCCCGCTCCAAGGACAAAGGCCGTCTGATGGAACGGATCGAGAACGGCTACGTTCGTGTTCTCCGCTTCACCCTCCGCCGGCGTTGGATCGCCCCGGCCGTCGGGGTCGCGATGATTCTCTCCGCGGTCTATCCGTTCGTCCGAATCGACAAGAATTTCGATGCGAGCCGCTCCGAGGCGTTCGTCCAGGTGCGCTACGAGTTCAGCGAGGAGCTCAGCCTCGACCGCACGAAGCAAGTCGTGGAGCGTGTCGAGAGCGAGTTGGTGCCGTTCAAAGAAGAGCTTCGCGCGCGGTCGATCTACAGCTTCTGGAGCCCGCGCTGGACGCTGACTCGCGTTTACATGAAGGAGGGCGAATCGAACGAAAAGGCGATGGCCGCCGCGAGGCGGAAGCTGCGCGAGATTCTCCCCACGATCCCGGGGGTGCGCCTCGAAGTGCAGGAGCAGGGGCCCGGATGGCGGCACGGCGGAGGAAAGCGCATCGGTTTCCAGATCGTCGGCGAGGACACGAGCGTGCTCGCGCGCCTCGCCGCGGACGCGAAGCGGGAGATCGCGGCGATCCCCGGTCTCTCGGACGTTTGGAGCAGCAGCGAATCGGGCGGCCTCGAGCTGTACGTCCATCTCGACCGAGAGGCCGCGTCGCGCTACGGAGTTCCGCTCAGCCAACCGGCCGATGTGATCTCGCTCACGTTCCGGGGTCGGCGCTTGCAGCGTTTTCGCACGCCGGAAGGGGAGCGCGAAATGCGGCTCACCCTGGATGAACGGGAGAAAGAGAGCGTCTCGCAGCTTCGGAATCTTCCCCTCTGGACCGCGGACGGAGAGAAGATCCCCCTCGCTTCTCTCGCCGGCTTCCACGTCGCCCCGGGCCCCGAGCGGATCAGCAGGGACAATCGT
The DNA window shown above is from Candidatus Eisenbacteria bacterium and carries:
- a CDS encoding efflux RND transporter permease subunit, which codes for MTLPELAIRRPVTTSMILVSILALGLVALFRIPLGFLPETEQPEVFVFVPYPNSTPEQIERLIVRPLEETLGSVKGLRNMWAMCDSEGGRVRLEFDWGHEMDLARVEVREKVDRVRRELPDDVEEIFVSGDWDSRDSDMPILEGRLSSKRDLSESYDLLDRKIVRPIERIPGVAQVRLDGVNPKEVRINLRAADLEAHRMDIREITRILRAGNFDQSLGTIKEPERRFTLRAVGSFASLDEIRGLVLRADGLRLADVAEVVYEEPPLEYGRHLDGDFAVGVTVTKEAGADAVTICDAVRARVERMKDDPELEGVNFLIWFDQGAEIRRTLRDLASSGVFGSILAAVVLFAFLRRASMTAVSVFCIPFSLVVACGVIWAQGKSLNTLSLLGLIVGVGMLVDNAVVVMENIARHQRLGKERMVSALVGSREVASAVSAATLTSVIVFLPLVFNKPNEMNLYLKELGITVCLTLLASLFISQTLIPLATSRFIAPRSKDKGRLMERIENGYVRVLRFTLRRRWIAPAVGVAMILSAVYPFVRIDKNFDASRSEAFVQVRYEFSEELSLDRTKQVVERVESELVPFKEELRARSIYSFWSPRWTLTRVYMKEGESNEKAMAAARRKLREILPTIPGVRLEVQEQGPGWRHGGGKRIGFQIVGEDTSVLARLAADAKREIAAIPGLSDVWSSSESGGLELYVHLDREAASRYGVPLSQPADVISLTFRGRRLQRFRTPEGEREMRLTLDEREKESVSQLRNLPLWTADGEKIPLASLAGFHVAPGPERISRDNRVTSVWVGARYDKGTIEDYIPRVTAALEGLEFPYGYSFTFRDWEERRREQSREFLVNLILALFLIFAVMAGVFESVLQAISLMVALPFALGGAIWILYLTKTDFDQPAAVGLLLLIGIVVNNGIVMIEHINHYRRQGTGRYDAMIAGGRERLRPILMTAITTLVGLVPIVVQRPALAGVYYYSMALVIMGGLAVSTFLTSVLLPTTAVLSEDLYAGLRARLAAVGARFRGGARREPV